A segment of the bacterium genome:
GCTGGCTTGTTTCTTCATCCACTAACCGCCCTCCTTGCCGAGAGCGTCGCCTTCAGCTCTTTTGATACCTCTCGCCATTGCCAAGAAAATCGTCATGATTACTCGACTGACCCTTTTATCAGGGCGTCACGGATGGCTGCAAGATAGGCTTTTGAAGTCACGGTGGCGCCTGATATTACATCAACCTTCAATGATTGCCTGGCAACAACGGTATCGAGAATCGCCTGTCCTTTGCGGGAGTATTCGTTTCCGCTAAAAGCCTTGACAATTTCTATTGATTCAATCTTGTGACCACAAACAGTAACCGCTACGGTGTACTTCATTACGCCCACAGGGTGCGAACCCTGGTATGTTCCGTCTGAGACTTTGCTTAAATCAACGTCCGCAATCTCCATAGCCATGGTTTTTTCCACTTCCTTAGCCGTTCCGCAGCCGGAAAAGAATGCAATAAATGCCAAGGCAAGAAGAATTATCGTTTTTTTAGACATCTCAATCCTCCGTTAACTTCTCAACAAGGTTCTTCCTATCCGGATACCTTCTCATCAAGTCTCTCCTGTTTCCTTGCTCGTACTCGGAGTAGTCGAACCCGGGGGCCATGGTTGTTCCCATAAGCGCAAATCGTCCGCCAGGCGAGAGGATGGCTCCCTGCCATGTTCCAGCGGGCACAACCACCTGCAATCTCTGACCGTAAGCGATATCGGGACCAATCTGTACAACCTCAGACGATCCATCTGGCCGGAGCTGGAGCTGCGTAACCGGGTCGCCCAGATAGAAATGGAATATCTCATCAGTAGGGAGTCTATGCATGGCTGAACGCTGGTCAGGCGTAAGGAGATAGTATATTGCCGAGCCGAAGACCTTGGCGGATTTATACCTGGGGGGGAGAGCCTCGCGCGGGATCACTTCGGTGGAGCGGTATGACTGGCAATAGTACCCGCCCTCCATCTCGAGGCGCTCAAGACCCAGCAAGCGGATTATCTCATCCGCCGTCAAATCCCGCATTTACTTCATACCCTCCTTCAAAGCGTTCTCTATGCACTTAAGGTATGCCTTGGATGTCGTAGTGGCGCCTGTTATTACATCCACATTGAGCGACTGATGAGCTACTACGGTATCGACTACGGCCCGGGCCTTTACCGCGTAAGGAGTACCGGTAAAAGCCTCGATAATATCAATCTTTTCTATCCTGTGGTCCTTGACTGATACTTCAACGAGAAATTCAGCGTCCACATAGGAATATGAACCTTGATAAACGCCGTCTTTAATCTTTGAAAGATCTATATCTTCAATACGCATCTCGCGTGTTTTCTGCACTTCCTTGCGGAAACCGCAGCTTGCATTTAGTAACGCCGCAATCATCACTATAAAAATCGGAAACAATTTTGTCATCGCTAAACGCCTTTTTTAGATTTTCTCCAGCAGAAGTTGCGCAAGAAGCCTGCGCCGCTTGGAATATATATCACTTCTTTCGGAGCGCTTGAGGGACCTTTCAAGAACAGGAGCGGCATGCTTGATCTCCGATAGGGCGGTCGGCGCTTCAATTTCATTTAGAGCAAGCAATGTATAGTAAAAAGGGAACCTGCGCCACTTGCCGCCCTCAAGGCGGTGAGCCTTGAGGGCCTTGACGCCTCTTTCCAGCAGCTCCTCAGGATTC
Coding sequences within it:
- a CDS encoding cupin domain-containing protein; amino-acid sequence: MRDLTADEIIRLLGLERLEMEGGYYCQSYRSTEVIPREALPPRYKSAKVFGSAIYYLLTPDQRSAMHRLPTDEIFHFYLGDPVTQLQLRPDGSSEVVQIGPDIAYGQRLQVVVPAGTWQGAILSPGGRFALMGTTMAPGFDYSEYEQGNRRDLMRRYPDRKNLVEKLTED
- a CDS encoding FMN-binding protein: MSKKTIILLALAFIAFFSGCGTAKEVEKTMAMEIADVDLSKVSDGTYQGSHPVGVMKYTVAVTVCGHKIESIEIVKAFSGNEYSRKGQAILDTVVARQSLKVDVISGATVTSKAYLAAIRDALIKGSVE
- a CDS encoding FMN-binding protein, with amino-acid sequence MTKLFPIFIVMIAALLNASCGFRKEVQKTREMRIEDIDLSKIKDGVYQGSYSYVDAEFLVEVSVKDHRIEKIDIIEAFTGTPYAVKARAVVDTVVAHQSLNVDVITGATTTSKAYLKCIENALKEGMK